From a single Methanobrevibacter sp. genomic region:
- the msrA gene encoding peptide-methionine (S)-S-oxide reductase MsrA, which produces MINDKLFNMFEKQQVIYLAGGCFWGVEAFISRLKGVNHTEVGYANGRDLAPTYEKVCSGKTGHAETVKATYNPKIITLESILENFFRIIDPYSRNRQGADVGTQYRTGIYWQEDSQMKDVLRFLSTKQKLSARRIVVEAHAISSFYPAEEYHQKYLEKNPQGYCHVDLNLIDDKEFDHLSQEEYEITQLSLTEPPFANKYDDFFEDGVYVDVVDGEVLFSSEDKFDSGCGWPAFSKPISEDVIKKHRDFSHGTTRIEVRSAKANSHLGHLFHDGPGGSPRYCINSAALKFIPKEEFEKDK; this is translated from the coding sequence ATGATTAACGACAAATTATTTAACATGTTTGAAAAACAGCAAGTTATCTATCTGGCGGGAGGGTGCTTCTGGGGTGTTGAAGCATTCATTTCACGTCTTAAGGGAGTCAATCACACAGAAGTGGGCTATGCCAACGGAAGGGATTTGGCCCCTACATATGAAAAGGTCTGCAGCGGAAAAACAGGCCATGCAGAAACTGTAAAGGCGACATACAACCCTAAAATCATTACTTTGGAAAGCATTCTGGAGAATTTTTTCAGGATTATCGATCCCTATTCCAGAAACCGTCAGGGGGCTGATGTGGGAACACAATACCGTACAGGAATCTACTGGCAGGAAGACTCACAGATGAAGGATGTTTTGAGGTTTTTATCAACAAAGCAGAAGCTTTCAGCTCGAAGGATTGTAGTGGAGGCTCATGCCATTTCCAGTTTTTATCCGGCGGAGGAGTATCATCAGAAATACCTTGAGAAAAACCCTCAGGGATATTGTCATGTTGATTTAAATTTAATAGATGATAAAGAATTCGACCACTTGAGCCAAGAGGAATATGAAATAACACAGCTGTCTTTAACAGAACCTCCATTTGCCAACAAGTATGATGATTTTTTTGAGGATGGTGTATATGTGGATGTGGTTGATGGTGAAGTTCTCTTCTCTTCAGAGGACAAGTTCGACTCAGGGTGCGGATGGCCTGCATTTTCAAAACCCATATCCGAGGACGTGATTAAAAAACACAGGGACTTTTCACACGGAACAACCAGAATAGAGGTTAGAAGCGCAAAGGCAAACTCACATCTCGGCCATCTTTTCCACGACGGACCCGGAGGAAGTCCGCGCTACTGCATCAATTCAGCGGCCCTTAAATTCATACCGAAAGAGGAATTTGAAAAAGATAAATAA